The following are encoded together in the Echeneis naucrates chromosome 9, fEcheNa1.1, whole genome shotgun sequence genome:
- the agtpbp1 gene encoding cytosolic carboxypeptidase 1 isoform X3, whose amino-acid sequence MNKPKMATEKGNSRVLMLLGQLERMNGEAMVKDVETARQVTAKILHLIQTQEKSGKEVMSKGSSGMEVILSSLESTQDVQTTLNILYILSELLTVGRGRRVGVFVSKGGTGILFQILITASKELPPSEELMLQLHSLLAKVGPKDRKFGVKARLSGALNVTVNLMKQNLQNTKLLLPCLQVLRVYSTNSVNAISLGKNGVVELMFKITAPYSKKNTSLLKVALDALGALLKSKTNARRAVDGKHVPVLLALYLDWHRNDNRHRHMLIRKGLLVCLRNITNLKLGRKAFIEADGMRILYNSSTECLPVRTLDPLVNTSSLIMRKCFPKNRLPLPTIKSAFHYQLPHIPAVGPVAQLYSQPPGVDDVVDESDDNEETEGDTENDTENEEDEKDRCTANDDIETDLNKLHPKKSPGRPYEELRVYERFFVELSEDFQGYNFECSKTASATSSSSLSSSSAPSRPTRPIIVPTAQALSPKHVPILSSQEDGNPTKEQQAQPSPSAHALTTLELDAIHLTKDQDKTEVANIPSPDGYATLSSLTRPSSQGQSIEQELAHVLESVSLEEAGALNSEEGAKGVKEEGSPVNATRHIQSPLLLGGIASRRVGGGGSNWGSDCGSEGPEDEGGEGAVLEVPDTALLLSLHDPDLYVEMVKGTHSVPQYAEVAYPDYFGHVAPTFREPLLERLYGVQRSKIFQDIERLIHPNDILDKVVYDLDIPSCPVIEDDGESLKFNSQFESGNLRKAVQVRKYEYDLVLNSDINSNHYHQWFYFEVSGMRVGTTYRLNIINCEKSNSQFNYGMQVLMYSVQEAISGRPRWVRTGTDICYYKNHFARSAIAAGGQKGKSYYTLTFSTSFSHKDDVCYFAYHYPYTYSTLKMHLSKLEALRTPQIYLRQDVLCETLGGNSCPLLTITAMPESNSNDHICQFRNRPLIFLSARVHPGETNASWVMKGTLEFLMGTSPLAASLREAYIFKIVPMLNPDGVVNGNHRCSLSGEDLNRQWQNPNPELHPTIYHTKSLLQYLAHIQRAPLVFCDYHGHSRKKNVFMYGCSVKETVWQSNISATSSDLQEDLGYRALPKILSQIAPAFSMASCSFVVERSKESTARVVVWREIGVQRSYTMESTLCGCDQGKYKGLQIGTRELEEMGAQFCVALLRLKRLTGLRNHQHLLDLESDIIGTQSKVVSSCPTTYVMEEDEPSFLEAIDYSAESNDEDAEPENEHISEVHKNPDHLDQLSDSETNHRD is encoded by the exons ATGAACAAGCCGAAAATGGCAACAGAGAAAGG TAACTCCAGGGTACTGATGCTCCTGGGCCAACTAGAGAGGATGAATGGAGAGGCCATGGTGAAGGACGTCGAAACAGCACGACAGGTCACTGCAAAGATACTTCATCTCATACAGACACAGG AAAAGAGTGGGAAAGAGGTGATGTCTAAAGGCTCTAGTGGCATGGAGGTCATCCTCTCTTCACTTGAG AGCACCCAGGATGTCCAGACCACCCTGAACATCCTGTATATTCTCAGTGAGCTGCTGACTGTGG GCAGAGGTCGCAGGGTGGGAGTATTTGTGTCCAAAGGAGGAACAGGAATATTATTCCAGATATTGATCACTGCAAGTAAAGAGTTGCCTCCCAGCGAGGAACTCATGCTGCAACTTCATTCACTGCTAGCTAAAGTTGGCCCTAAAG ACAGAAAGTTTGGTGTGAAGGCGCGTTTGAGTGGAGCTCTGAACGTCACAGTTAACTTGATGAAACAGAATCTACAGAATACGAAATTGCTTCTGCCCTGCCTGCAGGTTCTCAGGGTTTACTCCACTAATT CTGTGAATGCTATTTCTTTGGGCAAGAATGGAGTGGTGGAGCTCATGTTCAAGATTACTGCACCGTACAGCAAGAAAAACACCAGCCTACTCAA GGTAGCCCTGGACGCACTTGGAGCCCTGCTCAAATCCA AAACTAATGCTCGCCGTGCAGTGGATGGCAAACATGTACCTGTCTTGCTTGCGCTCTACCTGGATTGGCATCGCAATGACAACCGACATCGGCATATGCTGATTCGCAAAGGGTTGCTAGTCTGCCTCAGAAACATCACCAACCTCAAACTTGGAAGGAAGGCATTCATAGAGGCTGATGGCATGAGGATCCTCTACAACTCATCCACT GAGTGTCTCCCAGTGCGGACCCTGGATCCTCTTGTCAACACTTCAAGTCTCATCATGAGGAAGTGTTTTCCCAAGAACCGTCTTCCTCTGCCCACCATCAAATCAGCCTTCCACTACCAGCTACCACACATACCTGCTGTAGGACCTGTGGCACAGTTATACAGTCAGCCTCCTGGAG TGGATGATGTCGTAGATGAAAGTGATGATAACGAGGAGACAGAGGGCGACACAGAGAACGATACTGAGAATGAAGAAGATGAGAAAGATCGTTGCACTGCG AATGATGATATAGAGACTGACCTAAACAAGCTGCATCCCAAAAAGAGCCCTGGCCGTCCGTATGAGGAGTTAAGAGTCTATGAGAGGTTCTTTGTGGAGCTTTCTGAAGACTTTCAG GGATATAACTTTGAATGCTCAAAGACTGCTTCtgccacatcatcatcatccctctCCTCATCATCAGCCCCAAGCCGACCCACTCGACCAATCATAGTGCCCACAGCTCAAGCCCTGTCCCCAAAGCACGTCCCCATACTGAGTTCTCAGGAGGATGGCAACCCTACCAAAGAACAACAAGCTCAGCCGTCTCCCTCTGCCCATGCTCTAACAACTCTCGAACTGGATGCCATCCACCTCACCAAAGaccaagacaaaacagaggTGGCCAACATTCCTTCCCCAGATGGATATGCGACTTTGTCCTCTCTTACAAGGCCTTCATCTCAAGGACAGAGTATAGAGCAGGAACTTGCACATGTGCTGGAGTCTGTCTCTCTAGAAGAAGCAGGAGCTCTGAATTCAGAAGAAGGAGCAAAGGGAGTGAAAGAAGAAGGATCTCCAGTTAATGCCACGCGACACATCCAGTCTCCCTTGCTTTTGGGAGGTATCGCCTCACGCCGTGtgggaggtggaggcagtaaCTGGGGTTCAGATTGTGGTTCAGAGGGTCCTGAGGATGAAGGAGGGGAAGGAGCAGTTCTGGAGGTGCCAGACACAGCACTGCTACTTTCACTCCATGACCCTGACCTTTATGTGGAGATGGTGAAGGGAACGCACTCTGTACCTCAGTATGCAGAAGTGGCTTATCCAGATTACTTTGGCCATGTAGCCCCAACATTTAGGGAACCCCTTCTAGAAAGACTTTATGGTGTACAGAG GTCTAAGATATTCCAAGACATTGAAAGGTTGATTCATCCTAATGATATCCTGGATAAAGTTGTTTACGACCTGGACATTCCAAG CTGTCCTGTGATTGAAGATGATGGTGAATCACTGAAGTTCAACTCTCAATTTGAGTCTGGAAACCTCAGGAAGGCAGTTCAAGTTAGAAA GTATGAGTATGACCTTGTGCTGAATTCAGACATCAACAGTAATCACTACCACCAGTGGTTCTACTTTGAGGTGAGCGGCATGCGTGTTGGAACAACTTACCGCTTAAACATCATCAACTGTGAGAAGTCAAACAGCCAGTTCAACTATG gcATGCAGGTGCTGATGTATTCTGTGCAGGAGGCGATCAGTGGCAGGCCTCGCTGGGTGCGAACAGGAACAGACATCTGTTACTACAA GAATCATTTTGCAAGGAGTGCCATCGCAGCTGGTGGTCAGAAAGGAAAGTCCTATTATACACTGACCTTCAGCACAAGCTTCAGCCATAAGGATGATGTCTGCTACTTTGCCTATCATTACCCTTATACATACTCTACTCTTAAG ATGCACCTGTCCAAACTGGAGGCTTTGAGGACCCCTCAGATCTACCTGAGGCAGGATGTCCTGTGTGAAACCCTGGGGGGGAACAGCTGCCCACTTCTGACCATCACTGCCATGCCGGAGTCCAACTCCAACGATCACATCTGTCAGTTTA GGAATCGTCCATTGATCTTCCTGTCGGCCAGAGTGCACCCTGGAGAGACCAATGCCAGCTGGGTAATGAAGGGCACGCTGGAGTTCCTGATGGGCACTAGCCCACTGGCAGCCAGCTTGAGAGAGGCCTACATCTTTAAAATAGTCCCCATGCTAAACCCTGATGGAGTTGTAAACGGAAA TCATCGTTGTTCTCTGAGCGGAGAGGATTTGAATCGCCAGTGGCAGAACCCCAATCCTGAACTCCATCCTACCATCTACCACACTAAGAGCCTGCTGCAGTACCTTGCACACATACAAAGGGCACCACTG GTGTTTTGTGATTACCATGGCCATTCCAGAAAGaagaatgtgtttatgtatggCTGCAGTGTGAAAGAGACAGTCTGGCAGTCAAATATCAGTGCTACATCCAGTGACCTACAGGAGGACCTTGGATACAGG GCACTTCCTAAAATCCTCTCTCAGATCGCCCCGGCCTTCAGCATGGCCAGCTGCAGTTTTGTAGTGGAGCGCTCCAAAGAGTCAACTGCTCGTGTTGTTGTATGGAGAGAGATAGGTGTACAACGCAGCTACACTATGGAGAGCACGCTCTGTGGTTGTGACCAGGGCAAATATAAG GGCCTTCAGATAGGCAccagagagctggaggagatggGAGCTCAGTTCTGTGTGGCCTTGTTGAGGCTGAAGAGGCTGACAGGGCTCAGAAACCACCAACACCTGCTGGATCTGGAGAGTGACATCATTGGGACACAGTCTAAAGTGGTCAG CAGCTGCCCCACTACGTATGTGATGGAGGAGGACGAGCCGTCCTTTCTGGAAGCAATAGACTACAGTGCCGAGAGCAACGATGAAGACGCTGAGCCTGAAAATGAGCACATCAGCGAAGTCCACAAGAATCCCGATCACCTCGATCAGCTGTCTGACTCTGAAACAAATCACAGGGACTAA
- the agtpbp1 gene encoding cytosolic carboxypeptidase 1 isoform X4, giving the protein MLQLHSLLAKVGPKDRKFGVKARLSGALNVTVNLMKQNLQNTKLLLPCLQVLRVYSTNSVNAISLGKNGVVELMFKITAPYSKKNTSLLKVALDALGALLKSKTNARRAVDGKHVPVLLALYLDWHRNDNRHRHMLIRKGLLVCLRNITNLKLGRKAFIEADGMRILYNSSTECLPVRTLDPLVNTSSLIMRKCFPKNRLPLPTIKSAFHYQLPHIPAVGPVAQLYSQPPGVDDVVDESDDNEETEGDTENDTENEEDEKDRCTANDDIETDLNKLHPKKSPGRPYEELRVYERFFVELSEDFQGYNFECSKTASATSSSSLSSSSAPSRPTRPIIVPTAQALSPKHVPILSSQEDGNPTKEQQAQPSPSAHALTTLELDAIHLTKDQDKTEVANIPSPDGYATLSSLTRPSSQGQSIEQELAHVLESVSLEEAGALNSEEGAKGVKEEGSPVNATRHIQSPLLLGGIASRRVGGGGSNWGSDCGSEGPEDEGGEGAVLEVPDTALLLSLHDPDLYVEMVKGTHSVPQYAEVAYPDYFGHVAPTFREPLLERLYGVQRSKIFQDIERLIHPNDILDKVVYDLDIPSCPVIEDDGESLKFNSQFESGNLRKAVQVRKYEYDLVLNSDINSNHYHQWFYFEVSGMRVGTTYRLNIINCEKSNSQFNYGMQVLMYSVQEAISGRPRWVRTGTDICYYKNHFARSAIAAGGQKGKSYYTLTFSTSFSHKDDVCYFAYHYPYTYSTLKMHLSKLEALRTPQIYLRQDVLCETLGGNSCPLLTITAMPESNSNDHICQFRNRPLIFLSARVHPGETNASWVMKGTLEFLMGTSPLAASLREAYIFKIVPMLNPDGVVNGNHRCSLSGEDLNRQWQNPNPELHPTIYHTKSLLQYLAHIQRAPLVFCDYHGHSRKKNVFMYGCSVKETVWQSNISATSSDLQEDLGYRALPKILSQIAPAFSMASCSFVVERSKESTARVVVWREIGVQRSYTMESTLCGCDQGKYKGLQIGTRELEEMGAQFCVALLRLKRLTGLRNHQHLLDLESDIIGTQSKVVSSCPTTYVMEEDEPSFLEAIDYSAESNDEDAEPENEHISEVHKNPDHLDQLSDSETNHRD; this is encoded by the exons ATGCTGCAACTTCATTCACTGCTAGCTAAAGTTGGCCCTAAAG ACAGAAAGTTTGGTGTGAAGGCGCGTTTGAGTGGAGCTCTGAACGTCACAGTTAACTTGATGAAACAGAATCTACAGAATACGAAATTGCTTCTGCCCTGCCTGCAGGTTCTCAGGGTTTACTCCACTAATT CTGTGAATGCTATTTCTTTGGGCAAGAATGGAGTGGTGGAGCTCATGTTCAAGATTACTGCACCGTACAGCAAGAAAAACACCAGCCTACTCAA GGTAGCCCTGGACGCACTTGGAGCCCTGCTCAAATCCA AAACTAATGCTCGCCGTGCAGTGGATGGCAAACATGTACCTGTCTTGCTTGCGCTCTACCTGGATTGGCATCGCAATGACAACCGACATCGGCATATGCTGATTCGCAAAGGGTTGCTAGTCTGCCTCAGAAACATCACCAACCTCAAACTTGGAAGGAAGGCATTCATAGAGGCTGATGGCATGAGGATCCTCTACAACTCATCCACT GAGTGTCTCCCAGTGCGGACCCTGGATCCTCTTGTCAACACTTCAAGTCTCATCATGAGGAAGTGTTTTCCCAAGAACCGTCTTCCTCTGCCCACCATCAAATCAGCCTTCCACTACCAGCTACCACACATACCTGCTGTAGGACCTGTGGCACAGTTATACAGTCAGCCTCCTGGAG TGGATGATGTCGTAGATGAAAGTGATGATAACGAGGAGACAGAGGGCGACACAGAGAACGATACTGAGAATGAAGAAGATGAGAAAGATCGTTGCACTGCG AATGATGATATAGAGACTGACCTAAACAAGCTGCATCCCAAAAAGAGCCCTGGCCGTCCGTATGAGGAGTTAAGAGTCTATGAGAGGTTCTTTGTGGAGCTTTCTGAAGACTTTCAG GGATATAACTTTGAATGCTCAAAGACTGCTTCtgccacatcatcatcatccctctCCTCATCATCAGCCCCAAGCCGACCCACTCGACCAATCATAGTGCCCACAGCTCAAGCCCTGTCCCCAAAGCACGTCCCCATACTGAGTTCTCAGGAGGATGGCAACCCTACCAAAGAACAACAAGCTCAGCCGTCTCCCTCTGCCCATGCTCTAACAACTCTCGAACTGGATGCCATCCACCTCACCAAAGaccaagacaaaacagaggTGGCCAACATTCCTTCCCCAGATGGATATGCGACTTTGTCCTCTCTTACAAGGCCTTCATCTCAAGGACAGAGTATAGAGCAGGAACTTGCACATGTGCTGGAGTCTGTCTCTCTAGAAGAAGCAGGAGCTCTGAATTCAGAAGAAGGAGCAAAGGGAGTGAAAGAAGAAGGATCTCCAGTTAATGCCACGCGACACATCCAGTCTCCCTTGCTTTTGGGAGGTATCGCCTCACGCCGTGtgggaggtggaggcagtaaCTGGGGTTCAGATTGTGGTTCAGAGGGTCCTGAGGATGAAGGAGGGGAAGGAGCAGTTCTGGAGGTGCCAGACACAGCACTGCTACTTTCACTCCATGACCCTGACCTTTATGTGGAGATGGTGAAGGGAACGCACTCTGTACCTCAGTATGCAGAAGTGGCTTATCCAGATTACTTTGGCCATGTAGCCCCAACATTTAGGGAACCCCTTCTAGAAAGACTTTATGGTGTACAGAG GTCTAAGATATTCCAAGACATTGAAAGGTTGATTCATCCTAATGATATCCTGGATAAAGTTGTTTACGACCTGGACATTCCAAG CTGTCCTGTGATTGAAGATGATGGTGAATCACTGAAGTTCAACTCTCAATTTGAGTCTGGAAACCTCAGGAAGGCAGTTCAAGTTAGAAA GTATGAGTATGACCTTGTGCTGAATTCAGACATCAACAGTAATCACTACCACCAGTGGTTCTACTTTGAGGTGAGCGGCATGCGTGTTGGAACAACTTACCGCTTAAACATCATCAACTGTGAGAAGTCAAACAGCCAGTTCAACTATG gcATGCAGGTGCTGATGTATTCTGTGCAGGAGGCGATCAGTGGCAGGCCTCGCTGGGTGCGAACAGGAACAGACATCTGTTACTACAA GAATCATTTTGCAAGGAGTGCCATCGCAGCTGGTGGTCAGAAAGGAAAGTCCTATTATACACTGACCTTCAGCACAAGCTTCAGCCATAAGGATGATGTCTGCTACTTTGCCTATCATTACCCTTATACATACTCTACTCTTAAG ATGCACCTGTCCAAACTGGAGGCTTTGAGGACCCCTCAGATCTACCTGAGGCAGGATGTCCTGTGTGAAACCCTGGGGGGGAACAGCTGCCCACTTCTGACCATCACTGCCATGCCGGAGTCCAACTCCAACGATCACATCTGTCAGTTTA GGAATCGTCCATTGATCTTCCTGTCGGCCAGAGTGCACCCTGGAGAGACCAATGCCAGCTGGGTAATGAAGGGCACGCTGGAGTTCCTGATGGGCACTAGCCCACTGGCAGCCAGCTTGAGAGAGGCCTACATCTTTAAAATAGTCCCCATGCTAAACCCTGATGGAGTTGTAAACGGAAA TCATCGTTGTTCTCTGAGCGGAGAGGATTTGAATCGCCAGTGGCAGAACCCCAATCCTGAACTCCATCCTACCATCTACCACACTAAGAGCCTGCTGCAGTACCTTGCACACATACAAAGGGCACCACTG GTGTTTTGTGATTACCATGGCCATTCCAGAAAGaagaatgtgtttatgtatggCTGCAGTGTGAAAGAGACAGTCTGGCAGTCAAATATCAGTGCTACATCCAGTGACCTACAGGAGGACCTTGGATACAGG GCACTTCCTAAAATCCTCTCTCAGATCGCCCCGGCCTTCAGCATGGCCAGCTGCAGTTTTGTAGTGGAGCGCTCCAAAGAGTCAACTGCTCGTGTTGTTGTATGGAGAGAGATAGGTGTACAACGCAGCTACACTATGGAGAGCACGCTCTGTGGTTGTGACCAGGGCAAATATAAG GGCCTTCAGATAGGCAccagagagctggaggagatggGAGCTCAGTTCTGTGTGGCCTTGTTGAGGCTGAAGAGGCTGACAGGGCTCAGAAACCACCAACACCTGCTGGATCTGGAGAGTGACATCATTGGGACACAGTCTAAAGTGGTCAG CAGCTGCCCCACTACGTATGTGATGGAGGAGGACGAGCCGTCCTTTCTGGAAGCAATAGACTACAGTGCCGAGAGCAACGATGAAGACGCTGAGCCTGAAAATGAGCACATCAGCGAAGTCCACAAGAATCCCGATCACCTCGATCAGCTGTCTGACTCTGAAACAAATCACAGGGACTAA